A part of Bacillus rossius redtenbacheri isolate Brsri chromosome 1, Brsri_v3, whole genome shotgun sequence genomic DNA contains:
- the LOC134528592 gene encoding tyrosine-protein phosphatase non-receptor type 9-like — translation MATNLFATYGTIEFLQRSNHPTFINIVAREHSSLLAVPITGTCKNFEKLTNKSKNRFLDTPCWDSSRVVLHDTKDGSDYINANYVSGFNLSKKFIATEHPMESTLNNFWTMVWEQEVRVIVMLGAMEESHPNNTYYFPYNQDNTIFSDFIVWEEKKINSKHYYIETLLSITHKETGESRAVHHFKYLDWPENNIPKVDNFLEFLLLVNNKYHDFFNPLQLGSIVVHGNAGIGRTATFCAVDTCLHQLVYTATISIPSVVLKIRQQRNSSIPALIQYIFINRVLYYFMVDIRSNFTAFLQIDSQIVPNDVDLLTHSLQKLVLPINLMNLDIKET, via the coding sequence ATGGCAACCAATCTCTTCGCAACTTATGGAACGATCGAATTCTTACAACGATCCAATCACCCGACGTTCATAAACATTGTTGCTCGTGAACATTCAAGCCTTCTTGCTGTACCAATAACCGGAACTTGTAAAAACTTTGAAAAGCTTACCAACAAGAGCAAAAACCGATTTTTGGATACCCCATGTTGGGACAGCAGCCGTGTAGTTCTGCATGACACCAAAGACGGTTCAGATTACATAAACGCCAATTACGTAAGTGGTTTTAACCTATCGAAAAAATTTATAGCGACCGAGCATCCGATGGAAAGCACCTTGAACAATTTCTGGACCATGGTTTGGGAGCAGGAGGTCCGTGTTATTGTAATGCTGGGTGCCATGGAAGAGTCACATCCAAACAATACCTACTACTTTCCTTATAATCAAGATAACACAATCTTCAGTGACTTCATAGTCTGGGAGGAAAAGAAGATCAATTCAAAACACTACTACATCGAAACACTACTGAGTATTACTCACAAAGAGACTGGAGAGTCTAGGGCCGTACATCACTTCAAATATTTGGATTGGCCCGAAAACAATATTCCCAAAGTGGACAATTTTCTTGAGTTCTTGCTGTTAGTAAATAATAAGTATCATGATTTTTTTAACCCCCTTCAACTAGGTTCTATTGTTGTTCATGGAAATGCAGGAATCGGAAGAACTGCCACGTTTTGCGCCGTAGATACCTGTCTACATCAACTAGTATATACGGCGACTATATCAATACCATCAGTAGTGCTGAAGATAAGACAGCAGAGAAATTCTAGCATCCCAGCTTTAATccagtacatttttataaaccgTGTCTTGTACTACTTTATGGTTGACATTCGATCAAACTTTACGGCATTTTTGCAAATTGATTCCCAAATCGTACCCAATGATGTGGATTTATTAACTCATTCGTTACAAAAGTTGGTACTTCCGATAAATCTAATGAACCTAGATATTAAAGAAACCTAG